A single window of Liolophura sinensis isolate JHLJ2023 chromosome 6, CUHK_Ljap_v2, whole genome shotgun sequence DNA harbors:
- the LOC135468291 gene encoding L-2-hydroxyglutarate dehydrogenase, mitochondrial-like isoform X1 — MSDSLTSRHLDSCDFYYRPVSHAKNYDIVIVGGGIVGLSTARELIMRHPSLKLAVLEKEKALACHQSGNNSGVIHAGIYYTPGSLKAKLCVQGVDLVYKYCDDNDIPYKKCGKLIVATTAEEVPRLEGLLGRGQQNGVRDLRIMGPDGIREIEPNCRGLKAIHSPHTGIVDYGRVARSYGENFQRLGGDVLTEFEVSEFRLTSKSIGDLSHPVTVANKQGQTVQGRYVLTCGGLQADRLAEKSGCEREPRIVPFRGDYLLLKPEKSSMINGNIYPVPDPRFPFLGFHFTPRMDGSVWLGPNAVLAFKREGYQLTDFSLTDFIDAVRFRGLRKLAMKHLTFGMREMYEAFSLSASVKKLQKFVPSLTVDDVIRGPSGVRAQALDHDGNLVDDFVFDGGQGDLGSRLLHVRNAPSPAATSSLAIAKMIADEVHKRFQL; from the exons ATGTCAGATTCTCTTACGAGTAGACATCTTGATTCGTGTGACTTTTATTACAGGCCAGTGTCTCATGCTAAAAATTATGACATCGTcattgtgggtggaggaatcgTGGGATTGTCGACAGCACGTGAGCTGATTATGCGACACCCTTCTCTAAAGCTTGCTGTGTTGGAAAAGGAGAAAGCATTAG CCTGTCATCAGAGTGGTAATAACAGTGGGGTGATTCACGCTGGCATCTACTATACCCCAGGGTCTCTTAAGGCAAAGCTGTGTGTGCAGGGTGTAGATCTTGTCTACAAATACTGTGATGACAATGACATTCCTTACAAGAAGTGTGGAAAG TTAATTGTGGCCACAACAGCTGAGGAGGTCCCCAGGCTGGAGGGGTTACTGGGAAGGGGACAACAGAATGGTGTTCGTGACTTACGCATTATGGGACCAGATGGCATTAGGGAGATTGAGCCTAACTGTAGG GGATTGAAGGCCATCCATTCGCCTCACACCGGTATCGTTGACTATGGCCGTGTGGCCAGGTCGTATGGGGAGAATTTTCAGCGACTCGGTGGAGATGTCTTGACAGAGTTTGAGGTCAGTGAGTTCAGACTAACCTCAAAGAGCATCGGGGATCTGTCTCATCCCGTGACTGTCGCCAACAAACAAGGACAG ACAGTGCAGGGTAGATATGTGCTGACCTGTGGTGGACTACAAGCTGACAGGCTGGCTGAGAAGTCTGGCTGTGAGCGTGAGCCACGCATTGTGCCATTCAGGGGAGACTACTTGCTGCTGAAGCCAGAGAAGAGTAGTATGATCAATGGAAATATATACCCA GTTCCAGACCCCCGCTTTCCCTTCCTGGGTTTTCATTTCACCCCTCGTATGGATGGCAGTGTGTGGCTAGGCCCAAACGCTGTCCTGGCATTTAAGAGAGAAGGCTATCAGCTGACAGACTTCAGTTTGACAGACTTCATAGATGCTGTCCGTTTCAG AGGACTACGGAAGCTAGCAATGAAACACCTGACATTTGGTATGCGAGAGATGTACGAGGCGTTCAGTTTGTCAGCCAGTGTGAAGAAGCTACAAAAGTTTGTCCCATCTTTAACTGTGGATGATGTCATCAG AGGCCCGTCAGGTGTAAGGGCCCAGGCCTTGGATCATGACGGAAACCTGGTGgatgattttgtgtttgatgGAGGACAAGGCGACCTAGGCAGTCGACTCCTGCATGTACGCAACGCGCCATCTCCGGCTGCCACATCATCACTAGCTATTGCGAAGATGATCGCAGATGAAGTTCACAAAAGATTTCAGCTATGA
- the LOC135468291 gene encoding L-2-hydroxyglutarate dehydrogenase, mitochondrial-like isoform X2, giving the protein MRHPSLKLAVLEKEKALACHQSGNNSGVIHAGIYYTPGSLKAKLCVQGVDLVYKYCDDNDIPYKKCGKLIVATTAEEVPRLEGLLGRGQQNGVRDLRIMGPDGIREIEPNCRGLKAIHSPHTGIVDYGRVARSYGENFQRLGGDVLTEFEVSEFRLTSKSIGDLSHPVTVANKQGQTVQGRYVLTCGGLQADRLAEKSGCEREPRIVPFRGDYLLLKPEKSSMINGNIYPVPDPRFPFLGFHFTPRMDGSVWLGPNAVLAFKREGYQLTDFSLTDFIDAVRFRGLRKLAMKHLTFGMREMYEAFSLSASVKKLQKFVPSLTVDDVIRGPSGVRAQALDHDGNLVDDFVFDGGQGDLGSRLLHVRNAPSPAATSSLAIAKMIADEVHKRFQL; this is encoded by the exons ATGCGACACCCTTCTCTAAAGCTTGCTGTGTTGGAAAAGGAGAAAGCATTAG CCTGTCATCAGAGTGGTAATAACAGTGGGGTGATTCACGCTGGCATCTACTATACCCCAGGGTCTCTTAAGGCAAAGCTGTGTGTGCAGGGTGTAGATCTTGTCTACAAATACTGTGATGACAATGACATTCCTTACAAGAAGTGTGGAAAG TTAATTGTGGCCACAACAGCTGAGGAGGTCCCCAGGCTGGAGGGGTTACTGGGAAGGGGACAACAGAATGGTGTTCGTGACTTACGCATTATGGGACCAGATGGCATTAGGGAGATTGAGCCTAACTGTAGG GGATTGAAGGCCATCCATTCGCCTCACACCGGTATCGTTGACTATGGCCGTGTGGCCAGGTCGTATGGGGAGAATTTTCAGCGACTCGGTGGAGATGTCTTGACAGAGTTTGAGGTCAGTGAGTTCAGACTAACCTCAAAGAGCATCGGGGATCTGTCTCATCCCGTGACTGTCGCCAACAAACAAGGACAG ACAGTGCAGGGTAGATATGTGCTGACCTGTGGTGGACTACAAGCTGACAGGCTGGCTGAGAAGTCTGGCTGTGAGCGTGAGCCACGCATTGTGCCATTCAGGGGAGACTACTTGCTGCTGAAGCCAGAGAAGAGTAGTATGATCAATGGAAATATATACCCA GTTCCAGACCCCCGCTTTCCCTTCCTGGGTTTTCATTTCACCCCTCGTATGGATGGCAGTGTGTGGCTAGGCCCAAACGCTGTCCTGGCATTTAAGAGAGAAGGCTATCAGCTGACAGACTTCAGTTTGACAGACTTCATAGATGCTGTCCGTTTCAG AGGACTACGGAAGCTAGCAATGAAACACCTGACATTTGGTATGCGAGAGATGTACGAGGCGTTCAGTTTGTCAGCCAGTGTGAAGAAGCTACAAAAGTTTGTCCCATCTTTAACTGTGGATGATGTCATCAG AGGCCCGTCAGGTGTAAGGGCCCAGGCCTTGGATCATGACGGAAACCTGGTGgatgattttgtgtttgatgGAGGACAAGGCGACCTAGGCAGTCGACTCCTGCATGTACGCAACGCGCCATCTCCGGCTGCCACATCATCACTAGCTATTGCGAAGATGATCGCAGATGAAGTTCACAAAAGATTTCAGCTATGA